A portion of the Bdellovibrionales bacterium genome contains these proteins:
- the clpS gene encoding ATP-dependent Clp protease adapter ClpS produces MRIWSKVLSGVRALSPALGGGLPPVRIDGGPLFASENDTGSQTGTLTKSKSKTKEPSLYKVVLLNDDFTPMDFVVQILKKFFGKSEAEANNIMLQVHNQGAGVAGVFSHEIAETKVYLVHEFSRQSQHPLKCVMEKT; encoded by the coding sequence ATGCGAATCTGGTCCAAGGTCTTAAGTGGCGTTCGGGCTTTAAGCCCAGCATTGGGGGGAGGCTTGCCTCCAGTTAGAATAGATGGGGGTCCTCTGTTTGCTTCGGAAAACGACACAGGATCTCAAACTGGCACACTGACCAAATCGAAATCTAAAACAAAGGAACCTTCCCTTTATAAGGTTGTTCTCCTCAACGATGACTTCACTCCTATGGACTTTGTGGTTCAGATCTTAAAAAAATTTTTTGGAAAATCTGAGGCTGAAGCTAACAATATCATGTTGCAAGTCCACAATCAGGGAGCTGGAGTTGCGGGGGTTTTTAGCCACGAAATCGCTGAAACAAAAGTTTATTTGGTCCATGAGTTCTCACGCCAGAGCCAACATCCCCTAAAATGCGTTATGGAGAAGACCTAA
- the clpA gene encoding ATP-dependent Clp protease ATP-binding subunit ClpA: MIDPKLERALNYAVESARDGLYEYVTLEHVLLALIEKDADAIEILEACGLNLVDLSKNLKSFIINHCPKLESPPHAKEGEWRPELTMAFHRLLQRAAIQVQSSGKRVVTSANLLVSLFNEKESHALYYLQEEGLTHYSLVNYISHGRTSLPPPSQDNDDQRAIDGLPPSEDSGQKKSALEAFCSNLNEKARAGKTDPLVGREDVLDRVIQVLARRTKNNPLLIGEAGVGKTAIADGLAQRIVENKVPDVLSDCVIYSLDLGSLLAGTKYRGDFEERLKAVVGELKKQNHAILFIDEIHTVIGAGSTSGGTMDASNLLKPALTDGSLACIGSTTYKEYKNHFEKDRALARRFQKIEVKEPTIEEAIKILEGLQSHYEKYHNVKFAKGAIRVAVELSAKYIQGRHLPDKAIDIIDEVGASARIRALNSETRVIRAADIERVVSAMTQIPVESVSQNDKELLRSLRPKLESLIFGQDSAIKKLVLAVKVARTGLSREDKPIGCYLFAGPTGVGKTEVAKQLAQHLGVPFLRFDMSEYMEKHTVSRLVGAPPGYVGYEEGGLLTDAITKNPYSVLLMDEIEKAHPDLINILLQVMDNGKLTDSNGRVSDCRHVTLIMTTNAGAFEASKGGLGINPDQGSARSIEAIKRLFRPEFLNRLDATVEFRNLDKPILLKVVRKFVNELAEQLKKRKIKLDVSDSAIEWLFNKGHDPAYGARPFARIVDEHLKRPLVDDILFGSLEKGGSVVATEEKGELHLEKKGR; this comes from the coding sequence ATGATTGATCCAAAACTTGAAAGAGCTCTCAACTATGCGGTTGAGTCGGCTCGCGATGGCTTGTATGAATATGTGACATTAGAACATGTGTTGTTAGCTCTCATCGAAAAAGATGCGGACGCCATTGAGATTCTAGAAGCCTGTGGACTGAATCTAGTGGATCTCTCAAAAAACCTCAAATCCTTCATCATTAATCACTGTCCCAAATTGGAAAGTCCGCCTCATGCTAAAGAGGGAGAGTGGCGGCCTGAACTCACGATGGCCTTTCATCGCCTCCTGCAGCGGGCCGCTATCCAGGTACAGTCCTCAGGAAAGCGCGTAGTGACCAGCGCCAATCTCTTGGTGTCTTTGTTTAATGAGAAAGAGAGCCATGCCCTCTATTATTTGCAGGAGGAAGGACTCACTCATTATTCTTTGGTCAATTACATTTCTCATGGCCGAACATCTCTGCCTCCACCATCCCAAGACAACGATGACCAGAGAGCCATCGATGGCCTCCCTCCCTCTGAGGACAGCGGCCAAAAAAAATCCGCCCTCGAAGCCTTTTGCTCCAATCTCAATGAAAAGGCCAGAGCCGGAAAAACTGACCCACTCGTTGGACGTGAAGATGTCTTGGATCGGGTCATTCAGGTTCTTGCAAGAAGAACGAAGAACAATCCTCTGCTCATCGGAGAAGCTGGAGTTGGAAAGACCGCTATTGCTGATGGGCTCGCGCAAAGAATTGTTGAAAACAAGGTTCCCGATGTTCTAAGTGATTGCGTGATTTATTCCTTAGACTTGGGTTCACTTCTTGCTGGCACTAAATACCGGGGTGATTTTGAAGAGCGACTCAAGGCCGTTGTCGGCGAATTGAAAAAGCAAAATCATGCCATTTTGTTTATTGATGAAATTCATACAGTCATTGGGGCGGGAAGTACATCTGGCGGAACTATGGACGCCTCGAATTTGCTCAAACCAGCACTCACTGATGGCAGTCTCGCCTGTATTGGATCAACAACGTACAAAGAGTATAAAAATCATTTTGAGAAGGACCGGGCGCTCGCGCGCCGTTTTCAAAAAATAGAGGTCAAGGAACCAACGATCGAAGAAGCGATTAAAATTCTAGAGGGTTTACAAAGTCACTACGAAAAGTACCACAATGTTAAATTTGCTAAGGGTGCCATTCGAGTGGCAGTTGAGTTGTCGGCAAAATATATCCAGGGACGCCACTTGCCTGATAAGGCAATTGATATCATTGACGAAGTTGGTGCCTCCGCTCGAATACGTGCCTTAAATAGCGAAACAAGAGTTATTCGGGCCGCTGACATTGAAAGGGTCGTGAGTGCCATGACCCAAATCCCAGTTGAATCCGTTTCTCAAAACGACAAAGAACTCTTGCGCAGTTTAAGACCAAAATTGGAGTCGCTTATTTTCGGGCAAGATAGTGCCATTAAAAAGCTGGTCCTGGCCGTCAAAGTTGCACGTACGGGCCTGAGCAGAGAAGACAAACCAATTGGTTGCTACCTGTTTGCAGGGCCAACGGGAGTTGGCAAGACTGAGGTCGCCAAACAGCTCGCCCAGCACCTGGGAGTCCCATTTCTTCGCTTTGATATGAGCGAATACATGGAAAAGCACACAGTATCAAGATTGGTTGGGGCTCCTCCCGGGTATGTCGGCTATGAAGAAGGTGGACTGCTCACGGATGCTATCACTAAAAACCCCTACTCAGTTCTTTTGATGGATGAAATTGAAAAGGCTCATCCCGATTTGATTAACATTCTTTTACAAGTCATGGACAACGGTAAACTCACGGATTCAAACGGTCGCGTGTCCGATTGTCGTCATGTGACCCTCATTATGACCACCAATGCTGGGGCCTTCGAGGCAAGCAAAGGAGGTTTGGGGATTAACCCAGATCAGGGGAGCGCCCGCTCCATAGAAGCGATCAAAAGGCTCTTTCGTCCTGAATTCCTCAATCGTCTCGATGCAACAGTAGAATTTCGCAATCTTGATAAGCCAATCCTTCTCAAAGTTGTCCGGAAGTTTGTCAATGAACTCGCCGAGCAGCTCAAAAAAAGAAAAATCAAATTAGATGTTTCCGATTCCGCAATAGAGTGGCTATTTAATAAAGGCCATGATCCAGCATATGGAGCCCGACCCTTTGCTCGAATTGTTGATGAGCATCTGAAACGCCCCCTCGTTGACGATATTCTGTTTGGTTCCCTCGAAAAGGGAGGCTCTGTTGTGGCGACCGAAGAAAAGGGTGAGCTCCACTTGGAAAAAAAGGGCCGTTGA
- a CDS encoding DUF3307 domain-containing protein produces the protein MDSGKWTQLELSFLLLVFFQLKHFLADFPLQVEYMLKKTRAGWEFIVPLTVHCTVHAVLTASLVFYLCPRLWWLSVVDFVVHFFMDRIKSGPRYLGRFNDRDKPSFWNCLGFDQMVHHLTHMFIVWVIVTSGSC, from the coding sequence ATGGACTCGGGAAAATGGACTCAACTCGAACTCAGCTTTCTCCTGCTGGTATTTTTCCAGCTGAAACATTTTTTGGCTGATTTTCCTTTGCAAGTTGAATACATGCTCAAAAAGACTCGAGCCGGTTGGGAGTTTATCGTACCCTTGACCGTTCATTGCACGGTTCATGCAGTTTTGACAGCGTCTTTGGTGTTTTATCTCTGTCCTCGATTGTGGTGGCTGAGTGTAGTCGATTTTGTCGTTCACTTTTTCATGGACCGCATTAAATCGGGACCTCGTTACCTCGGGCGCTTTAATGACCGAGACAAGCCATCTTTTTGGAACTGTCTGGGGTTCGACCAAATGGTTCACCATCTTACGCACATGTTTATTGTGTGGGTCATTGTCACATCCGGATCGTGCTAA
- the sohB gene encoding protease SohB, with the protein MEYLFEVGVFAAKIAVIVAGFLVVIIGIALLVSRKQQEQREHLDIYNLGEKLTGYANLLKMSIFTKKEWKEELKRQKEDLKSKSKNEKTEKKARVFVLEFDGDMKADQVDRLRQEVSILILAMNQNDEVIVKIESPGGMVHGYGLAAAQLMRFRQKSIPLTVCVDKVAASGGYLMACTGDRILAAPFAIVGSIGVVAQVPNFNRFLKKHNVDYEEITAGEYKRTISMLGEITDKGRRKFTEQIEDTHLLFKEFVHKCRPQLNLATVATGEHWFGERALSLGLIDEIKTSDELVMEKMKEKDIFYLEMKEKKTLGDKLSKAFGQTARLIRDQLLRIFNYST; encoded by the coding sequence ATGGAGTACCTATTTGAAGTCGGCGTTTTCGCTGCAAAGATCGCTGTCATCGTCGCAGGCTTTCTCGTTGTCATTATTGGCATCGCCCTATTGGTTTCTCGAAAGCAACAAGAACAGAGGGAACATCTAGATATCTACAATTTGGGGGAGAAACTAACCGGTTACGCCAATCTTCTAAAGATGTCCATTTTTACTAAAAAGGAATGGAAGGAAGAACTCAAGCGACAAAAGGAGGATTTAAAATCAAAGTCAAAAAATGAAAAGACCGAGAAAAAAGCTCGTGTTTTCGTACTCGAGTTTGACGGAGATATGAAAGCTGATCAAGTGGATCGGCTACGCCAGGAAGTCTCTATTCTTATCTTGGCTATGAACCAAAATGACGAAGTCATTGTGAAGATTGAAAGCCCGGGGGGTATGGTTCACGGATACGGATTGGCTGCGGCACAGCTGATGAGATTCCGTCAGAAATCAATACCTTTGACTGTTTGTGTGGATAAAGTTGCTGCGAGCGGAGGCTACCTCATGGCTTGCACCGGAGATCGCATCCTGGCCGCCCCGTTTGCTATTGTCGGATCCATTGGCGTAGTGGCACAGGTGCCTAATTTTAATCGCTTTCTAAAAAAACACAATGTTGACTACGAAGAAATCACTGCCGGAGAATACAAGCGCACGATCAGCATGTTAGGGGAAATAACCGACAAGGGTCGACGCAAATTCACAGAGCAGATCGAAGACACGCATCTTCTCTTCAAAGAATTCGTTCACAAATGTCGCCCCCAGCTCAATCTTGCAACTGTAGCAACCGGCGAGCACTGGTTTGGCGAAAGAGCGCTCAGCCTTGGTTTAATAGATGAAATCAAAACGAGCGACGAACTTGTAATGGAAAAAATGAAGGAAAAGGATATTTTTTATTTGGAAATGAAGGAGAAAAAAACTCTTGGTGATAAGCTCTCCAAAGCTTTTGGGCAAACAGCCCGTCTGATTCGCGATCAACTCCTTAGGATTTTTAACTACAGTACCTGA
- the greA gene encoding transcription elongation factor GreA, which translates to MATDKQPMTFAGKNKLETELKRLLQVERPSVIRAIEEARGNGDLSENADYDAAKERQAFIEARISEIQGKLVAAEVVEPTSIKADRIVFGTTVVLRDLESEEEVTYQIVGEDEADVKAGKISVFSPLSRSMIGKRTGDLIELKSPKGEREYEVVNFRYI; encoded by the coding sequence ATGGCGACTGATAAACAGCCCATGACCTTTGCGGGTAAGAATAAACTTGAAACGGAACTTAAACGTCTTCTTCAGGTCGAGAGACCCAGTGTTATTCGGGCAATAGAAGAGGCTCGTGGAAATGGTGATTTGAGCGAAAATGCGGATTATGACGCGGCCAAGGAGCGCCAGGCCTTTATTGAGGCACGAATTTCGGAAATTCAAGGAAAGCTGGTGGCGGCAGAAGTGGTTGAACCAACATCCATAAAAGCTGATCGCATTGTCTTTGGGACGACTGTTGTGCTTCGTGACCTTGAATCTGAGGAAGAGGTTACCTACCAAATTGTCGGTGAAGATGAGGCTGACGTAAAGGCAGGTAAAATTTCCGTATTTTCTCCGCTTTCGCGATCAATGATTGGGAAGCGAACAGGTGACTTAATTGAACTCAAGAGCCCAAAAGGGGAACGTGAGTATGAAGTGGTCAACTTCAGGTATATTTGA